One segment of Triticum aestivum cultivar Chinese Spring chromosome 2A, IWGSC CS RefSeq v2.1, whole genome shotgun sequence DNA contains the following:
- the LOC123186684 gene encoding uncharacterized protein codes for MPSPSVRSRPPAITAAVASSGDVSPWATLHGDLVRLVGWRVLAVDLLDYVRLRAVCRYWRSSTVTPLGRGIIDPRFHPRRWMMLPEGHGLHPREDAKKRFFNLSSGVFVRPRLPLLKYHFVLCPADGLLLLLQGQQYHRCNRVRLLHPFTGDVVELPANIILPADMTLPEELRAHSIPPTDAFAAVSTSPDGVLGVMVAFKNSSFVVFASTREERWGFFAFGFYPHASPLSFKGELYMMQDQISAAGWELNILRFDPPWQEHSTVSGLAPSSLLSPKLVATCSAHIIHSPELVECDSEILIVGYRKVTEMIIYRLADLARGKIVPVKSIGGNALLFGTKGNPSFSLSAVPTITGDTIVVANCIPDKYILQYHLSSDTWSARVGGCAEHGCNMECTCSLINHMCNSCHCVFK; via the exons ATGCCTTCGCCCTCGGTTCGCAGTCGCCCGCCAGCCATTACCGCCGCTGTTGCCAGCTCCGGCGACGTCTCGCCGTGGGCGACCCTGCACGGGGATCTGGTGCGCCTCGTCGGATGGCGGGTGCTCGCCGTGGACCTGCTCGACTACGTCCGCCTCCGTGCCGTCTGCCGGTACTGGCGATCCAGCACCGTCACCCCGCTCGGCCGTGGAATCATCGATCCGCGGTTTCACCCGCGCCGGTGGATGATGCTGCCCGAGGGGCACGGGCTCCATCCCCGTGAAGATGCCAAGAAACGTTTCTTCAACCTGTCCAGTGGAGTCTTCGTCCGCCCTCGACTTCCGCTTCTCAAATATCACTTTGTCCTCTGCCCagcggacggcctcctcctcctcctgcagggGCAGCAATACCACCGATGCAACCGTGTGCGTCTTCTCCACCCCTTCACCGGCGACGTTGTGGAGCTCCCGGCAAACATAATTCTCCCAGCAGACATGACTCTCCCAGAAGAATTGCGAGCACACTCGATACCACCAACCGATGCATTCGCCGCTGTGAGCACGAGTCCGGATGGAGTCCTTGGGGTCATGGTCGCGTTTAAGAATTCATCGTTTGTAGTCTTTGCTAGCACAAGGGAGGAGCGGTGGGGTTTCTTTGCCTTTGGCTTCTATCCACATGCAAGCCCATTATCATTCAAAGGAGAACTTTACATGATGCAGGATCAAATATCTGCAGCTGGCTGGGAACTAAATATTCTCCGGTTTGACCCACCTTGGCAAGAGCATTCAACAGTATCAGGTTTAGCTCCGTCTTCCTTGTTGTCACCCAAGTTGGTTGCCACATGTTCGGCGCATATAATCCACTCGCCCGAGCTGGTAGAATGCGACTCCGAGATCCTGATCGTTGGCTATAGAAAAGTGACGGAGATGATCATTTACAGACTAGCTGATCTTGCCCGAGGAAAGATTGTCCCAGTAAAAAGCATAGGTGGCAATGCTCTTCTGTTTGGTACTAAAGGGAACCCGAGTTTTAGTTTGTCGGCGGTGCCTACCATCACGGGTGATACCATTGTGGTTGCAAATTGCATCCCTGACAAATATATCTTGCAATACCACCTCAGCAGCGACACCTGGTCAGCTAGAGTTGGGGGATGTGCAGAACATGGTTGCAACATGGAGTGTACTTGTAGCCTCATTAACCATATGTGCAATTCATGTCATTGCGTTTTTAAGTG A